One Burkholderia gladioli genomic window, CTTCGTAGGTCGGCAACGTCGGTTGCGCATCGATCAGACCTGGTATCGAGTGGACCTGTTGCTCTTCCACCGCAAGCTGCGCTGCCTGGTCATCGTGGACCTGAAACTGGGCAGCCTGACCCATGCCGATGTGGGACAGATGCACATGTACTGCAACTACGCCAAGGAGCATTGGGCCTATCCGGACGAGAGCCCGCCAGTGGGGTTGATCCTCTGCGCCGACAAGGGCCATGCCCTGGCGCGGTATGCGCTGGATGGCCTGCCGACCAAGATCATGGCAGCCAACTACCGGACGGTGCTGCCGAATGCAGCGTTGCTGCAAAAAGAGCTGGAGAACACACGACGCCTGCTCGAATCTCGCGGAACGCCGCCTTTCAAGAACGACAAGCCGTAGCCGAATCTCAGGGCATTCCGCCGTCTAGCCGAGCTTTTGCTCGTGTCGACCGCGCGGAACAGGGAACAGCCGAAAGGCTGCGCGCCGAATTCGGGGGGGCGGCACGGTGTGAACAGCAAACGCTCTTTTCTCAGGACTCCCCACGCACCGGCACGCCCGCCACGATGGTGGTGACGCCCACCACCAGCACCACGGCGGCGGCCACGAACACGCCGGTCGCGCCATTGGTGTCGAACACCACGCCGCCGGCCGCCGCGCCCAACGAGATGGCCAGCTGGATGGCCGCCACGATCAGGCCGCCGGCGCTCTCGGCCTCGTCGGGCACTACCCGCGTGACCCAGGTCGACCAGGCTACCGGCACGCCGCCGAAGGCCGCGCCCCACAGCGCCACCAGCACCGCGTCCAGCGCGGTGAGCTTGCCGAACAGCGCCAGCGCCGCGCCCAGCACCACCATCAGCGCCGGCATCGCGATCATCATCGGTCGCAGCCCGCGCTCGAGCGCGCGGCCCGCCACCGGCGTGAACAGGAAGTTGGCCACACCGTAGCCGAGCAGGATCGCGGACAGCGCGTTCACGCCCACCCCGGCCACGTCCTCCAGGAAGGGCCGCAGGTAGGTGAAGAAGGCGAAGTGGCCGGTAAACACCAGGGTCACCGCGAACATGCCGATGCCCACCGTCGGGCGGCGCAACACGTCGAGCAGGGTGCGCAGGCGCGTGGTGCCGCTCGGTGCCATCGAGGGCAGGGTGGCAAATTGCGCGGCCAGGGCCAGCGCGCCGATCGCGGCGGCCGCGTAGAACACGTTGCGCCAGCCGATCAGGTGACCGAAGTAGCTGCCGAGCGGCGCGGCGGCGATGGTCGCCACGGCCACCCCGCTGAAGATGATCGACAGCGCGCGCGGCACCATCGCGGCCGGCACCAGCCGCATCGCGGTGGCCGCCGACATGGTCCAGAAGCCGCCCAGCGCGATGCCGAGCAGCACGCGGCCGAGCAGGATCGCCAGGAAGGTGCCGGCCGAGGCCACCAGCAGGTTGGAGATCACCAGCAGCACCGAGAAGGCCAGCAGCACGCGGCGCCGGTCGATGCCGCGCGTGAGGACCGCGATCAGCAGGCTGGTGACCAGCGCCACCGCGGCGGTGACGGTCACCGCCTGGCCGGCGGTGCCCTCGGTGATGCCGAGGCTGGCGGCCAGCGGCGTGAGCAGGCTGGCGGGCAGGAATTCCGCGGTGACCAGCCCGAACACGCCCAGCGCCAGGGCGTAGACGGCGCTCCAGGAGGCGCGTTCGACCGGGATCACGGTCGCGGAGGAGGTCGGGGTGCCGATGTCCATGTTCTTGATGAGGCTTCCGGTTAGGGTTTACGACAGGCGCACAGATTACGGGCCGGCAGCCTGACGGTCTATGACATACAATCCGCAAAACTTGATCGTTCGTCCGGAAATCATGCCCGACCTTTCGAAATTCGACCCCGATTCCCACGATCTGGTCAGCGAACTGCTGCTGGGGATGCGCCTGAAGGGCGTGCAGTACCGCCGGATCCACGTCGCGCCGCCGTTCGGGCTGCGCTTCCAGAACCCGCCCGAGTGCGGGGTGTTCTACTTCGTGGCGCGCGGCTCGATGCTGCTGCGTGACGGGAGCGACGCGGGCGGCGGCGCGCTCATGGAACTGAAGGCCGGCGACGCGGTGCTGATGCCGCGCGGCGGCGAGCATGCGCTGCTGTCTGCGCCCGGGGTGAGCTGCACCTCGCTGGCCGATCTCGACGCGACGCGCATCTGCGAGTCGATCGCGGCGATCAACGCGATGCACGGCGGCCGGCTCGAGAAGGGCGAGATCAGCGACGACGTGCTGATCTTCTGCGGCTGCATGGAGCTGGACCTGGGCGGCATGCAGCCGCTGGTGGCCTCGATGCCCGGGATCATGCACGTGGGCACCTTGCTCGACCGCTATCCGGAGCTGCGCGCGATGCTCGACGCGATGGAGCGCGAGTCCTGCTCGGAGCGTGCCGGCTACGCGGCGGTGCTGGCGCGGCTGGCCGATGTGGTGGCCGCCTTCATCGTGCGCGGCTGGGTGGAGTGCGGCTGCGGCGACGCGGCCGGCTGGGTGCAGGCGCTGCGCGATCCGCGCCTGGGCCGCGCGCTGGTGGCCCTGCATCGCGAGCCGGGCCGCAACTGGACCGTCGCCGAGCTGGCCGCCGAGGCCGGCAATTCGCGCTCGGTGTTCGCCGAGCGTTTCCTGGCCGCCACCGGCATGACGCCGCTGCGCTACCTGACCGAGCTGCGCATGCGGCTGGCCGCGCAATGGATCGCGCGCGACCGCGAGCCGATCGAGGCGGTGTCCTACCGGCTCGGCTACGGCTCGCTGGCCGCCTTCAGCCGCGCCTTCAAGCGCACCATCGGGCAGCCGCCGGGAGCGTTGCGCGCCCAGGGCGAGGGCTTGAGCGGCTGAGGGGGCGGCTTCGGCGCGGCTTTGCCTCGCGCTTCCGTCTTGCGCTTTCGTCTTGCGCCGCTGCTTCGTGCTCCTGCCTTTCCGTCCCGCCAGCGCGACGCGCCTCGCCGCCGGCTTCCTGGCCGCATGCTGACCACCCGCTGACAAGCCGGCGACGCCCGCGCCGCGCGTGAGCGCTTGCCCAGGCGCGCGGCGCCTCGGTATTTTCCCTCGTGTTCCCGTCTCGCCCGCGGGCCGCCTCGCCCCGCAAGCCACGGCCGTCGCGGCTCGCGCGCCAAGCTCGAAAGAATTTTTATCTTTTGAATCAATCGGTGCTTGCTTTCAGCGCGCCGGCCCGGCCATCACACTCCAGACCGACACGAGCCGCACCGCTGCACCGCTGCACCGCTGCACCGCTGCACCGCCGCGCCGCGTGTCGCGCGCCCGGGCCCGCTCCGCGCCGCCACGACACAGAACCATGGAGACATCGATGAATTTCCGCAGGTATCGTTATGTGGTCGCCGGCCTGCTGTTCGCCGCCGGCGCGATCAACTACATGGACCGCGCCGCGCTCGGCATCGTCGCGCCGCTGGTCGGCAAGTCGCTGGACCTCTCGCCCTCGCAGCTCGGCATCGTGTTCAGCGTGTTCTTCGTCGGCTACTCGATCTTCTCCTTCCTCGGCGGTTACCTGTCGGACAAGTGGGGCACGCGGCGCGTGTTCACCTGGGCGATGGCCGTCTGGTCGCTGTTCTGCGCGCTGACGGCGGCTGCCACCGGCTTCGTCTCGCTGCTGGTCTACCGCGTGCTGTTCGGCATCGGCGAAGGGCCGATGAGCTCGAACACCAATCGCACCATCTCGAACTGGTTCCCGCGCCACGAGGCGGCCACCATGATCGGCTTCACCTTCTCGGGGCAGACGCTCGGCAACGCGATCGCCGGGCCGGTGATCGGGCTGGTCGCGCTGGCTTTCGGCTGGCGCATCTCCTTCGTGGTGATCGGCGTGCTCGGGCTGGTGTGGATCGCCTGCTGGCGCTGGCTGGTGACCGAGAAGCCGGCCGCCAACCGGCGCGTGGGCGACGACGAGCGGCGCCTGATCGAGGACAGCCGCGCCAGCGCCGAGGTGCGCAATGCCGAGCCGGCCGGCACCACGCTGGGCAGCTACCTGCGCAGGCCCAGCACGCTCGCGCTCGGCGCCGGGCTGTTCGCGGTCAACTACACGCAGTACGTGTTCATCTCCTGGCTGCCGAGCTACCTGACCACCGAGCGGCACCTGGACCTCAAGTCGATGAGCCTGGTCTCGTCGATCCCCTGGATTTGCGGCGCAATCGGCTATTTCGGCGGCGGCCTGGTGGGCGACTTCATCTACCGCCTGATGGACGACCCGATCCTCGCGCGCAAGCTGGTGGCCACCATCCCGCTCGCGCTGTCGGGCGTGGCGGTGCTGCTGATCACCTCGGCCAGCTCGCTGGTCACGGCCGTGGCGCTGATCGGCGCGGCGCTCCTGTTCCTGACCGGTTCCTGCCAGTCGATCTGGGCGATCCAGCACGAGATCCTGCCGCTGCACCGGCAAGGCGGGGTGGGCGGCTTCATCCACTTCCTGAGCAACCTGTCGGGCATCGTCGGGCCCGCGCTGACCGGCTTCCTGATCCAGTACTTCGGCGGCTACAGCAGCGCCTTCCTGTTCGGAGCCCTGATCGATTTCGTAGGCGCGCTGGCGATGGTGCTCTGCATCCGCAACGTGATGTCGATGCGCGTCGCGCACGCGCATTCGGTGGAGTGAGGGCAAGCGCGACGGCCCACCCGCGCTCGACCGGCCTCGCCGGTTTCAGTCGGTCGAGCGTTCGGCGGCCACGCCGAGAAAGGCCTGCACCAGCCGCACGCGTGCCGAGGAGCGGTTCCAGATCAGCCCGACCTGACGCTTCATGAATGCGTGCGGCAGCGACCACTTCGCCAGCGATAGCTCGGTCAGCGGCCGCAGGTTCCAGTCCGGCACCAGCGAGACGCCAAGCTTGCGATCGACCAGCGCGGCGATCGCCGCCAGCCCGTCGAGCTCACAGCGCTGGTTGGTATGGATGCCGTGCTGGCGCAGGTAGCTGTCGGCGAGCTGGCCGCCCACCACGTTGCGGTCGTAGCGGATAAAGGGCTCGCTGCGCAGCGTGCGATGCGGATCGGTGACGCGCATCGCCGCCGGCGTGAGCAGCACCAGCGCTTCCTCGCGGAAGGTGTGCCAGTCGCAGTTCTTGGGGATGTTGAACAGCGGATGCGCGACCAGGGCCGCGTCGAGGTCGCCGTTGACCACCTTGCGATAGAGGTCGAGCGAGGTGCCCGGCTCCAGGTAGAAATCGATGCCGGGGTGGCGCGCCAGCAGCTCGGCCAGCACGCCGGGGATGAAGGCCGTCATCATGGTGGCCATCCCGCCGAGCCTGAGCTGCCCGGCCAGCGAGGCGCTGTCGGCGAGGTCCGACTTCAGGTCGCGGATGTCGTGGAGGATCGCGCGCGAGCGTTCCAGGATCCGCTCGCCGGCCTCGGTGGTGGCCACCGTGCGGCCCGAGCGGCGCACCAGTTGCGCGCCCAGCTCCTGCTCCAGCATCTTGACCCGCTGCGCCACCGCGGCCGGCGTCAGGTCGAGGCGCCGTGCGGCTTCGGCGATCGAGCCG contains:
- a CDS encoding MFS transporter; the encoded protein is MNFRRYRYVVAGLLFAAGAINYMDRAALGIVAPLVGKSLDLSPSQLGIVFSVFFVGYSIFSFLGGYLSDKWGTRRVFTWAMAVWSLFCALTAAATGFVSLLVYRVLFGIGEGPMSSNTNRTISNWFPRHEAATMIGFTFSGQTLGNAIAGPVIGLVALAFGWRISFVVIGVLGLVWIACWRWLVTEKPAANRRVGDDERRLIEDSRASAEVRNAEPAGTTLGSYLRRPSTLALGAGLFAVNYTQYVFISWLPSYLTTERHLDLKSMSLVSSIPWICGAIGYFGGGLVGDFIYRLMDDPILARKLVATIPLALSGVAVLLITSASSLVTAVALIGAALLFLTGSCQSIWAIQHEILPLHRQGGVGGFIHFLSNLSGIVGPALTGFLIQYFGGYSSAFLFGALIDFVGALAMVLCIRNVMSMRVAHAHSVE
- a CDS encoding AraC family transcriptional regulator — translated: MPDLSKFDPDSHDLVSELLLGMRLKGVQYRRIHVAPPFGLRFQNPPECGVFYFVARGSMLLRDGSDAGGGALMELKAGDAVLMPRGGEHALLSAPGVSCTSLADLDATRICESIAAINAMHGGRLEKGEISDDVLIFCGCMELDLGGMQPLVASMPGIMHVGTLLDRYPELRAMLDAMERESCSERAGYAAVLARLADVVAAFIVRGWVECGCGDAAGWVQALRDPRLGRALVALHREPGRNWTVAELAAEAGNSRSVFAERFLAATGMTPLRYLTELRMRLAAQWIARDREPIEAVSYRLGYGSLAAFSRAFKRTIGQPPGALRAQGEGLSG
- a CDS encoding LysR family transcriptional regulator, producing the protein MDSRYLQSFVYVVELGSIAEAARRLDLTPAAVAQRVKMLEQELGAQLVRRSGRTVATTEAGERILERSRAILHDIRDLKSDLADSASLAGQLRLGGMATMMTAFIPGVLAELLARHPGIDFYLEPGTSLDLYRKVVNGDLDAALVAHPLFNIPKNCDWHTFREEALVLLTPAAMRVTDPHRTLRSEPFIRYDRNVVGGQLADSYLRQHGIHTNQRCELDGLAAIAALVDRKLGVSLVPDWNLRPLTELSLAKWSLPHAFMKRQVGLIWNRSSARVRLVQAFLGVAAERSTD
- a CDS encoding MFS transporter is translated as MDIGTPTSSATVIPVERASWSAVYALALGVFGLVTAEFLPASLLTPLAASLGITEGTAGQAVTVTAAVALVTSLLIAVLTRGIDRRRVLLAFSVLLVISNLLVASAGTFLAILLGRVLLGIALGGFWTMSAATAMRLVPAAMVPRALSIIFSGVAVATIAAAPLGSYFGHLIGWRNVFYAAAAIGALALAAQFATLPSMAPSGTTRLRTLLDVLRRPTVGIGMFAVTLVFTGHFAFFTYLRPFLEDVAGVGVNALSAILLGYGVANFLFTPVAGRALERGLRPMMIAMPALMVVLGAALALFGKLTALDAVLVALWGAAFGGVPVAWSTWVTRVVPDEAESAGGLIVAAIQLAISLGAAAGGVVFDTNGATGVFVAAAVVLVVGVTTIVAGVPVRGES